CCGACGGTTCAGCGCCATCTTTGGCTCCAAGGTTGGCGTGTTAGCGCTGACGCTCATCACGACACCGATCCTAGTACGCCTGCTCGGAAGTGGCGGCTACGGCGATTACTCGTTTCTGCTTTCGACGCTGCAGTGGGCGCTTGTGTTCGTCTACGCCGGGGCGTTCAAGGGGACCCGAAAATACATCGCCGAGGACCGATCCGATGACTGGGCGGATCACGTGTTCGCGTTCTACTTCCGGCTCGTAGTCGTCCTCGCGGCCGTCGTGGTGTCCGCAGTCTTCTTTCTCTCCCGATCGCAATACGTAGCCTCGTTCCTCGGTCCGGAATTTTCCCGCTACTTCGTTGTTCTCGCGCTCATTATCCCCGTTCGAGCCGTCTTCCGGATCGGACGAAGCACCCTCATGGGGTTCGGCCTCGAGTCATACTCGGAACCACTCCAGATCGTCGACCGCGTCCTCTTCGCGGCGATGATCGTCACCGTGAGCGTCGTCGGTGGGGGCGTCGCGGCCGCCCTGACGAGTCGGGTCGTCTCGACCGGGATCGCGGCCCTCCTCGCGCTCGCGCTCGTCTCGCGTCGGATCGATCTCTCGAAGCTGGCAAGCCGTTCGACAGGGCCGGTACCGGCGAAACGCCTCGCGATCTACAGCGGATCGACGATGGCGCTGTCGTTCCTGTTGCTCTCGCTGTACCATGTCGACGTCATCCTCCTCAGACTGTTCGTCGGGAGTTCGGCGACCGGCTACTACCGCGCGGCCCTCGTCATCGCCGAGTTCCTCTGGTTCGTGCCTACCGCCATTCAGGTCACCCT
This genomic stretch from Natrinema sp. SYSU A 869 harbors:
- a CDS encoding polysaccharide biosynthesis C-terminal domain-containing protein, translating into MSRSIVRRFSAIFGSKVGVLALTLITTPILVRLLGSGGYGDYSFLLSTLQWALVFVYAGAFKGTRKYIAEDRSDDWADHVFAFYFRLVVVLAAVVVSAVFFLSRSQYVASFLGPEFSRYFVVLALIIPVRAVFRIGRSTLMGFGLESYSEPLQIVDRVLFAAMIVTVSVVGGGVAAALTSRVVSTGIAALLALALVSRRIDLSKLASRSTGPVPAKRLAIYSGSTMALSFLLLSLYHVDVILLRLFVGSSATGYYRAALVIAEFLWFVPTAIQVTLLHSTSQLWIDERYDRLTEISTRAVRYTFLCTALLALGVSGLAEPVLTLYFGPAFDAAVIPLLLLLPGAIGFAVARPVFAISQGQENLRHLIGVTGVAALLNAVLNVVLIPQFGPSGAAIATSLGYGSMFGLHVWNARRLGFDPLSDVRAVPVMGTVLVAAVPILGLPHLLESDLLSLVVVPPVGAAAFAALALATGAVRSGEIRRVASASPVPTTRLAVLCPDRVIDAISPANRER